In Sphingobacteriaceae bacterium, the following are encoded in one genomic region:
- a CDS encoding aspartate carbamoyltransferase catalytic subunit: MSSLSVQHLLGIKYLTKSDIELILSTASNFKEVINRPIKKVPSLRDITVANLFFENSTRTKLSFELAQKRLSADVINFSASGSSVKKGETLVDTVNNILAMKVDMIVMRHASAGAAIYLSKKVKSKIINAGDGAHEHPTQALLDAFSIQEKLGSLKGKKIVIVGDILHSRVALSNIFCLQKLGASVKVCGPATLIPKYITSLGVEVETDLMKALNWCDVANMLRIQHERQDIKYFPSLREYTMMYGLNKERLESLDNKIVVMHPGPINRGVEISSDVADSSQSIILDQVENGVAVRMAVMFLLAGRQSN; this comes from the coding sequence ATGAGTAGTCTCAGCGTTCAGCATCTCCTAGGAATAAAATACCTTACCAAAAGTGATATCGAACTTATTTTAAGTACAGCCTCCAATTTCAAAGAAGTTATTAATCGTCCCATTAAGAAAGTGCCCTCACTTCGCGACATCACTGTTGCCAACCTCTTCTTCGAAAACTCTACACGCACCAAATTATCATTTGAGCTTGCACAAAAAAGATTAAGTGCAGATGTGATAAATTTTTCCGCCTCCGGATCCTCTGTTAAAAAAGGAGAAACGCTGGTGGATACAGTAAATAACATTTTAGCTATGAAAGTGGATATGATTGTGATGCGTCATGCCAGTGCAGGAGCCGCTATCTATCTTTCCAAAAAAGTAAAATCAAAAATTATCAATGCCGGCGACGGTGCACATGAGCATCCTACACAAGCTTTATTAGATGCTTTCTCTATTCAGGAAAAATTAGGAAGCCTAAAAGGTAAAAAAATTGTAATTGTAGGAGATATTTTACACTCGAGAGTAGCCTTATCTAACATTTTCTGCCTACAAAAATTGGGGGCTAGCGTAAAAGTATGCGGTCCTGCAACGCTTATTCCAAAATACATTACATCGCTGGGTGTTGAAGTAGAAACCGATTTAATGAAAGCCTTAAATTGGTGCGATGTGGCCAACATGCTGCGTATTCAACACGAAAGACAAGATATCAAATACTTTCCATCGCTAAGAGAATACACCATGATGTATGGTCTTAACAAAGAAAGATTGGAAAGTTTAGATAATAAGATTGTGGTGATGCATCCCGGCCCAATAAACAGAGGTGTTGAAATTTCAAGCGATGTGGCCGATAGTAGTCAGTCCATCATACTCGATCAGGTTGAAAACGGAGTAGCTGTACGAATGGCAGTGATGTTTTTATTAGCCGGTCGACAAAGTAATTAA
- a CDS encoding OmpA family protein, giving the protein MNLVFRYFLLLFCLSQISLSQEPSKILLLTKAEYEGLEKTNRIIPAAIKNAFGSPVKQNPYKFDIKQIDCWGQNITEFQYNDSKADDANRVAFNKMILGAKENISVNFRITLNKANSSYNDGIAPMISKQSTFTLNVVVIGDSRVYIKETKDATDFFEILDEHAFADKAFATFFGEPKKMNYQIVYSKLNACFVTDILNPECEEKLELIGDGNKYDDFSNKITSKTYSSKWIIFNVGIDRSRCKLNEKIEKSVFKMKSGNEYIKFYFVIPKENLRAKKLTIEGKIVNSERKVMQNLNVYLRDASKNVIATSNTGTEGKFTFEKITEGMNYNLFIDNTCTEKTLFVMTNSDVVISEFNITDIGFEYKLLPADIQRLANLEEADPEMDFIQSIKGKMVKIKEKIFPISEQTIELKDKNNKVLQSQKTDTEGNFEFKNVNPYSAFSFDLPGYVPSDKDEKVYMSNSSGDFITEFKSNNNVFEFKILPADISRLRYMNEADITMEFNGQTKNKTNQIVIRELIYFETGSFVISEQSKPALDKIATLMLDHKEYNLEIVSHTDSRGSDSENQKLSQKRSESVASYLSAKKIDKIRLKPFGMGESNPVNNCLDGVKCLEEEYQMNRRTEFKFFKEAKRK; this is encoded by the coding sequence ATGAACTTAGTATTCAGATATTTTCTATTATTGTTTTGCTTATCGCAAATTTCACTTTCGCAGGAACCAAGCAAAATACTTTTATTAACTAAAGCAGAATATGAAGGGCTTGAAAAGACGAATAGAATAATTCCAGCTGCCATAAAAAATGCTTTTGGCAGTCCCGTAAAGCAAAATCCATACAAATTCGACATTAAACAAATTGATTGCTGGGGTCAAAATATCACCGAGTTCCAGTATAACGACAGTAAAGCAGATGATGCAAATAGAGTTGCTTTCAATAAAATGATTCTGGGAGCAAAAGAAAACATAAGCGTTAATTTTAGAATAACACTAAATAAGGCTAATTCATCTTATAACGACGGAATTGCTCCAATGATAAGCAAACAATCTACTTTCACGTTAAACGTGGTAGTAATTGGGGATTCAAGGGTGTATATTAAAGAAACGAAAGATGCAACCGACTTTTTTGAAATTTTAGACGAACACGCCTTTGCAGATAAAGCTTTTGCTACATTTTTTGGCGAACCCAAAAAAATGAATTATCAAATTGTATACAGTAAGTTAAATGCTTGTTTTGTTACAGATATTCTTAATCCGGAATGTGAGGAAAAATTAGAATTGATTGGCGATGGAAATAAATACGATGATTTTTCCAATAAAATAACTTCAAAAACCTATTCTTCTAAATGGATTATTTTTAATGTGGGTATTGACCGAAGCCGCTGCAAATTAAATGAAAAAATAGAAAAGTCGGTTTTCAAAATGAAAAGCGGCAATGAATACATTAAATTTTATTTTGTTATTCCTAAAGAAAATTTAAGGGCCAAAAAATTAACTATTGAGGGTAAAATTGTGAACTCAGAACGAAAAGTGATGCAAAACCTCAATGTTTATCTGCGCGATGCCTCAAAAAATGTAATTGCTACCTCCAATACCGGAACGGAGGGGAAATTTACGTTTGAAAAAATTACGGAAGGAATGAATTATAATTTATTTATTGATAATACCTGTACCGAAAAAACTTTATTTGTGATGACCAATAGTGATGTAGTTATTTCTGAATTCAACATTACGGATATAGGATTTGAATATAAATTATTACCGGCCGACATTCAGCGCTTGGCAAATCTGGAAGAAGCCGATCCGGAAATGGATTTCATTCAAAGCATCAAAGGAAAAATGGTGAAAATTAAAGAAAAGATATTTCCAATTTCTGAACAAACCATTGAATTGAAAGATAAAAACAATAAAGTGCTTCAATCTCAAAAAACAGACACGGAAGGAAATTTTGAATTTAAAAACGTTAATCCTTACAGTGCCTTTTCATTTGATTTGCCCGGCTATGTTCCTTCTGATAAAGACGAAAAAGTATACATGTCAAACTCCAGTGGAGATTTCATTACCGAATTTAAAAGCAATAATAATGTGTTTGAGTTTAAAATTCTTCCTGCCGATATCAGCAGATTACGTTATATGAACGAAGCCGATATTACCATGGAGTTTAATGGCCAAACTAAAAATAAAACTAATCAAATAGTTATCCGCGAGTTAATTTATTTTGAAACTGGCTCCTTTGTTATATCTGAGCAATCAAAACCGGCTTTGGATAAAATTGCTACATTAATGTTGGACCATAAGGAGTATAACTTAGAAATTGTTTCACATACCGACTCCAGAGGTTCCGATAGCGAAAACCAAAAATTATCCCAAAAAAGAAGTGAGTCAGTAGCCTCCTATCTATCAGCAAAGAAAATTGACAAAATAAGGTTAAAACCTTTTGGAATGGGAGAATCAAACCCGGTGAACAATTGTTTAGATGGTGTAAAATGTCTGGAAGAAGAGTACCAGATGAACCGAAGAACGGAGTTTAAATTTTTTAAAGAAGCCAAACGCAAGTAA
- a CDS encoding acetyl-CoA carboxylase carboxyltransferase subunit alpha gives MTYLDFEKPIQDLETELTKLKEVSAKSKVDFKDKIAELERHILEKTKEIYSNLSPWQRVQVSRHPERPYTLAYIEKITNNSFIELHGDRTVADDKAMVGGFGEIDGQTVMFIGQQKGVNTKMRQIRRFGMANPEGYRKALRLMKLAEKFNKPIVTLIDTPGAYPGLEAEERGQGEAIARNLLEMAQLKVPVICIIIGEGASGGALGIGIGDRVLMLENTWYSVISPESCSSILWRSWNFKEKAAEALKLTAEDMSKNGLIDGTIREPVGGAHRNHEETFETVKQAILKYLKELNSLSPEKRIEQRIEKFSAMGVVHDITEEIINQA, from the coding sequence ATGACCTATTTGGATTTTGAAAAACCCATTCAGGATTTGGAAACAGAGTTAACCAAACTGAAGGAAGTTTCTGCTAAAAGCAAAGTTGATTTTAAGGATAAGATTGCAGAATTGGAAAGGCATATTCTTGAAAAAACGAAAGAAATATATTCGAATTTAAGTCCTTGGCAACGTGTGCAAGTAAGCAGACATCCCGAGCGGCCGTATACCTTAGCCTACATCGAAAAAATTACCAATAATTCATTTATTGAATTACATGGTGATAGAACCGTTGCTGATGATAAGGCCATGGTGGGTGGTTTTGGAGAAATAGACGGGCAAACCGTTATGTTTATTGGTCAGCAAAAAGGTGTCAATACCAAAATGCGTCAGATCCGAAGATTTGGAATGGCCAATCCGGAAGGATATCGTAAAGCTTTACGCTTAATGAAATTGGCAGAAAAATTCAATAAGCCCATTGTAACATTAATTGATACGCCTGGAGCTTATCCCGGCCTGGAAGCTGAAGAAAGAGGACAAGGAGAAGCCATTGCCAGAAATTTATTAGAAATGGCCCAATTAAAAGTGCCGGTAATTTGTATCATTATTGGCGAAGGAGCAAGTGGTGGTGCATTAGGAATTGGCATTGGTGACAGAGTATTGATGTTGGAAAACACCTGGTATTCGGTAATTTCTCCCGAAAGTTGTTCATCCATATTATGGAGAAGTTGGAATTTTAAAGAAAAAGCAGCAGAAGCTTTAAAACTGACGGCCGAAGATATGAGTAAGAATGGATTAATAGACGGTACTATTCGTGAACCCGTTGGAGGTGCGCATAGAAATCATGAGGAAACATTTGAAACGGTAAAGCAAGCCATTCTAAAATATTTGAAAGAACTAAATTCACTTAGCCCTGAAAAAAGAATTGAGCAAAGAATAGAAAAATTCTCTGCTATGGGTGTAGTACATGATATAACCGAAGAAATAATTAACCAAGCATAA
- the dnaG gene encoding DNA primase, with protein sequence MIPKDTIDKINEACRVEEVIGEFVTLKKRGANLLGLCPFHGEKTPSFTVSPVKGIYKCFGCSKAGNTVNFVMDHLQLSYPEALKWLANKYGIPVVEKEFTPEEKEKQTERESLLIVMNYAQRYFTEMMNETDEGKSIGLGYFLERGLSEKIIDKFQLGYSPDEKHAFSGAAVKAGYLPKYLAATGMSILSNSYVEGNEITEKDIFDRYSGRVMFPIHDDGGRVVAFGGRTLSSEKKVAKYINSPETPIYNKSKILYGLWFGKKSIQQNDSCYLVEGYMDVIAMHLAGIENVVASSGTSLTVEQIKSIHRFTKNIVVLYDGDEAGQKASNRAIPLLLEEGMNVKLLMFPDNDDPDSFSRKVSNEEFKNYLQTQTQDFLIFKARKLSTETKNDPIKKAGVIKDLVSSIALIPDNIIRSIYVKDCSVIMEIEESILQLEVNKIRRKNAGKENYKESSNEKETQLSPEEIIQEATNLKTAELNFDIEERELLRLMILNGNVLIKAKAENEAGEISEMEVALAEYIIFDLSLSEVGFDNPIHQTVLDVYIAEMIKDYFPKVSFFANHPDPLISSFTINHVLNEEKLSDKWLTHGILIPREIHLLSKSVMHLLLSFKEKRLMKHIQEVLEKLKNLSEEENVSYLEELNRLTILKKAINKELGRIVIK encoded by the coding sequence TTGATTCCTAAAGATACAATAGATAAAATAAATGAAGCCTGCCGGGTGGAAGAAGTAATTGGCGAGTTTGTAACACTTAAAAAAAGAGGTGCAAATTTACTGGGACTTTGTCCATTTCATGGTGAAAAAACGCCTTCGTTTACGGTTTCACCTGTTAAAGGAATTTACAAGTGTTTTGGTTGTTCAAAAGCTGGAAACACAGTGAATTTTGTAATGGATCATTTGCAGTTATCTTATCCCGAGGCTTTAAAATGGTTAGCGAATAAATATGGTATTCCGGTTGTTGAAAAAGAATTTACACCCGAAGAAAAAGAAAAACAAACGGAAAGAGAAAGTTTACTCATTGTAATGAATTACGCCCAGCGTTATTTCACCGAAATGATGAATGAAACGGATGAGGGAAAATCAATTGGCTTAGGATATTTTTTAGAACGGGGATTAAGCGAAAAAATAATTGATAAATTTCAGTTGGGTTATAGCCCCGATGAAAAACATGCTTTTTCCGGAGCCGCAGTTAAAGCCGGATATTTACCCAAATACTTGGCAGCAACCGGCATGAGTATTTTAAGTAATAGTTATGTAGAAGGAAATGAAATTACGGAAAAAGATATTTTTGACCGGTATTCCGGCAGAGTCATGTTTCCTATTCATGATGATGGTGGAAGAGTTGTAGCTTTCGGAGGAAGAACATTAAGCAGCGAGAAAAAAGTTGCAAAATATATTAATAGTCCGGAAACGCCCATTTACAATAAAAGTAAAATTTTATACGGCTTATGGTTTGGTAAAAAATCAATTCAACAAAACGATTCTTGTTATTTAGTTGAAGGTTACATGGATGTTATTGCCATGCATTTGGCAGGAATTGAAAATGTAGTGGCTTCAAGTGGAACTTCACTTACTGTAGAGCAAATAAAATCCATACACCGTTTTACAAAAAACATAGTTGTATTATATGATGGCGATGAGGCCGGACAAAAAGCAAGTAACAGAGCCATTCCTTTATTATTGGAAGAAGGCATGAACGTAAAATTGCTGATGTTTCCGGATAATGATGACCCCGATTCATTCAGCAGAAAAGTAAGTAATGAAGAGTTTAAAAATTATTTACAAACCCAAACTCAGGATTTTTTAATTTTTAAAGCCAGAAAATTATCTACAGAAACAAAAAATGACCCAATCAAAAAAGCCGGTGTTATTAAAGATCTGGTTTCAAGTATTGCGTTAATTCCGGATAATATTATTAGGAGCATATATGTAAAAGACTGCTCAGTTATCATGGAAATTGAAGAGTCTATTTTACAACTCGAAGTAAATAAAATTCGGAGAAAAAATGCGGGTAAAGAAAATTATAAAGAAAGCTCCAATGAAAAGGAAACGCAATTAAGTCCCGAAGAAATCATTCAAGAGGCTACGAATTTAAAAACGGCTGAACTGAATTTTGATATTGAAGAAAGAGAATTATTACGCTTGATGATATTAAACGGTAATGTTTTAATTAAAGCTAAGGCCGAAAATGAAGCCGGAGAAATTTCTGAAATGGAAGTGGCGCTGGCAGAATATATCATTTTTGATTTATCTTTAAGTGAAGTTGGATTCGATAATCCCATTCATCAAACCGTGTTAGATGTTTATATTGCCGAAATGATAAAAGATTATTTTCCAAAAGTGTCGTTCTTTGCCAATCATCCCGACCCGTTGATTAGTAGTTTCACTATTAATCATGTATTGAATGAAGAAAAACTAAGCGATAAATGGTTAACCCATGGCATTTTAATACCTAGAGAAATTCATTTACTTTCTAAAAGTGTTATGCATTTACTTTTAAGTTTTAAAGAAAAAAGATTGATGAAACACATTCAGGAAGTATTGGAAAAATTAAAGAATTTGTCGGAAGAAGAAAATGTTAGTTACTTGGAAGAATTGAACAGACTTACCATCCTTAAAAAGGCTATTAATAAAGAATTGGGCCGAATCGTTATAAAATAA
- a CDS encoding alpha/beta fold hydrolase produces the protein MESIKDKDKIAFRIKNLFLNFFLILCVLTQAQEESKEMHPYVLLTKRYIGAIKRNIPNRNAPYFDTTFFSRMIEAQAEKTLAEFLKEKGEIKTIEKTVVDTQGCKMATSTIIKTNGGKFLWYHHYDQAQQIQKFYIDTFDKQPFYVAEKIEKVNFIRKDVNIVTNAFIQLPGYLYLPSGAKKSPLVILVHGSGPHDRNGTMGKNKVYLEIALQLAQKGIACLIYDKRTYVYQFRDPFPMDSMDYYTETIEDAAAAFELMKKTEGVDSTSIYVAGHSLGGMCAPLIVKECKGIKGMILLSAPARGLLEVLPEQIEYITGLNQKNKEQNETVANAIKWQVKNALSPDLNLKSKTMLPFGARPKYWLLDRKYKVLDEAKGLTLPILLIQGGRDYNVTKKDFDLWVNAMSEKKNFKSVWLENLDHLYFDGVGMAKPDDAIRPQHVSKLVGNTIEGFIKAK, from the coding sequence ATGGAGAGCATTAAAGATAAAGATAAAATTGCATTCAGAATAAAGAACTTATTCCTCAATTTCTTTCTGATTTTGTGTGTGTTAACCCAGGCTCAAGAAGAAAGTAAGGAAATGCACCCCTATGTATTATTAACCAAACGGTATATTGGTGCAATAAAAAGGAATATTCCAAACCGCAATGCGCCCTATTTTGATACCACTTTTTTTAGCCGAATGATTGAAGCACAAGCCGAAAAAACTTTGGCTGAATTTTTAAAAGAAAAGGGTGAAATAAAAACGATTGAAAAAACAGTGGTTGATACCCAAGGATGTAAAATGGCCACTTCAACTATTATTAAAACCAATGGCGGAAAATTTTTATGGTACCATCATTATGATCAAGCGCAACAAATTCAAAAATTTTATATTGATACTTTTGATAAACAACCTTTTTATGTGGCAGAAAAAATTGAGAAAGTCAATTTTATTAGAAAAGATGTAAATATTGTAACCAATGCATTTATACAATTACCCGGCTATTTGTATTTACCAAGCGGAGCTAAAAAAAGTCCTTTGGTTATTTTGGTACATGGCAGCGGTCCACATGATAGAAACGGAACCATGGGCAAAAATAAAGTGTATTTGGAAATTGCTTTGCAGCTGGCACAAAAAGGAATAGCCTGTTTGATTTATGACAAGCGTACGTATGTGTATCAATTCAGAGATCCCTTTCCAATGGACAGCATGGATTATTATACCGAAACCATTGAAGATGCCGCTGCAGCATTTGAATTAATGAAAAAAACAGAAGGGGTGGATAGCACCAGTATTTATGTTGCGGGACATAGTTTGGGTGGTATGTGCGCTCCATTAATTGTAAAAGAATGCAAAGGAATAAAAGGGATGATCTTATTATCGGCGCCTGCAAGAGGATTATTGGAAGTTTTGCCTGAGCAAATAGAGTACATAACCGGTTTAAATCAAAAAAATAAAGAGCAAAACGAAACAGTGGCTAATGCCATAAAATGGCAGGTTAAAAATGCTTTGAGTCCGGATTTGAATCTGAAAAGTAAAACCATGTTGCCCTTTGGAGCCCGACCTAAATATTGGTTGTTGGATAGAAAGTATAAGGTGTTGGATGAAGCCAAGGGATTGACTTTACCCATTTTATTAATACAAGGCGGGCGAGATTATAATGTAACTAAAAAAGATTTTGATTTGTGGGTGAATGCTATGAGCGAGAAGAAAAATTTTAAATCGGTTTGGCTGGAGAATTTAGATCATTTATATTTTGATGGAGTAGGTATGGCCAAGCCGGATGATGCAATAAGACCGCAGCATGTTTCTAAATTAGTGGGAAATACGATTGAGGGTTTTATTAAGGCTAAATAA
- the pyrR gene encoding bifunctional pyr operon transcriptional regulator/uracil phosphoribosyltransferase PyrR has protein sequence MKPKVLLENKKFDVTIKRLCHQLIEVHNDFSNSAIIGLQPRGIFLARRIQKELGLILKNKNILCGELDITFYRDDFRKKELIPNQTNVNFTIEDKNLILVDDVLYTGRTIRAGLDAMLAFGRPVDVELLVLVDRRFCRHLPIQAKYAGMTIDSIDTQNVKVEWKETEGKDRITLLNK, from the coding sequence ATGAAACCAAAGGTATTGCTTGAAAATAAAAAGTTTGACGTAACCATTAAAAGATTATGCCACCAGTTAATTGAAGTTCATAATGATTTCAGTAATTCAGCAATCATTGGTTTACAACCCAGAGGTATATTCTTAGCGCGCAGGATTCAAAAAGAATTAGGCCTTATATTAAAAAATAAAAATATCCTTTGTGGTGAATTAGATATTACCTTTTACAGAGATGATTTCAGGAAAAAAGAACTTATTCCCAATCAAACCAATGTAAATTTCACCATTGAAGATAAAAACCTCATTTTAGTTGACGATGTACTTTACACCGGTAGAACAATACGTGCCGGCTTAGATGCCATGTTAGCGTTTGGACGTCCGGTTGATGTTGAGCTTTTAGTATTAGTAGATAGAAGATTTTGTAGACATTTACCAATACAGGCTAAATACGCCGGCATGACCATAGATTCTATCGATACGCAAAATGTGAAAGTGGAATGGAAAGAAACTGAAGGAAAAGACAGAATTACTTTACTGAACAAATAA
- a CDS encoding DinB family protein encodes MRPEKNTYPEYYENYIPLVTQPDVKSAFIENEKETLALLADVTPNLENYAYADQKWTIKEVLNHIIDTERIFAYRALRFARNDAQQPLPYDENEYIKHVDLSHRDLNNLINEFRSVRAASITLFESFTETELLRIGNTAGGKCSVLAIGYTICGHAKHHLHVIRERYLKK; translated from the coding sequence ATGCGTCCCGAAAAAAACACTTACCCCGAGTATTACGAAAATTACATACCACTTGTAACGCAGCCTGATGTCAAAAGTGCTTTCATTGAAAACGAAAAAGAAACTTTAGCACTTTTAGCTGATGTAACTCCTAATCTGGAAAATTACGCATACGCTGATCAAAAATGGACCATCAAAGAGGTTTTAAATCACATTATAGATACAGAACGCATTTTCGCATACAGGGCATTGCGCTTTGCCAGAAACGACGCGCAACAACCTTTACCCTATGATGAAAATGAATATATCAAACATGTTGATTTGAGTCACCGTGATTTGAACAATCTTATTAATGAGTTCCGTTCGGTGCGGGCTGCTAGTATTACTTTATTCGAAAGTTTTACCGAAACTGAATTACTTCGTATTGGCAATACAGCCGGTGGTAAATGCAGTGTTTTGGCTATAGGATATACCATTTGCGGACATGCAAAACACCACTTGCATGTGATTCGTGAACGATATTTGAAAAAATAA